GACCCCGTTTCCCCGGTCCTGATGCGGTGAACCTCGCCGAGGTCAAGCACGAATATCTTGCCATCGCCAAGATCGCCGGTGCGCGCGCCTTTCATGATGGCCTCGACCGTGGGCGTCACGAAATCTTCATTTACCGCGATGTCGAGCCGCACTTTTCTCAACAGGTTTCCCATCTCCTTCACGCCGCGGTACACCTCGGTGATGCCCTTCTGGCGGCCGTGGCCCATGCATTCGCTCACCGTCACCAGGTTTACTTCTCTCTTGTAAAGTTCATCGAGAACCGGCTCCAGCCGGTGCGGCTGGATTATCGCAACGATCATTTTCATGGTTTTTCTCCTGTTTGTTACTGGAGCACCGTGTAAGCGGCCTCATGGTGCTGGGAGAGATCAAGCCCGATCTCCTCGTCTTTTTGGGTGACGCGCACTTTCATCACCAGATCGATGATTTTATATATGACAAGGGTGCCGACAATCGAATATCCCGCCGTGACCCCCACGGCAAGGCTCTGGACAAGGAACAGCTTCGGGTTCCCGTAAAAAAGGCCGTTTGCTCCCGCCGGATTGACCGCGGCGCTTGCAAAAAGCCCTGTGGCCAGAACGCCGATAATTCCTCCCACGCCGTGGACGCCGAACGCGTCAAGCGAATCGTCGAGATGGAGTTTCGGCTTGAATTCGCTCACAAAAATAAAGCACAGCACCCCTGCAACAATGCCGATGATGATGGCCGAAGCCGGCGTAACGAATCCCGAAGCGGGGGTGACCGTTGCCAGGCCGGCCACCGAGCCCGTGATGGCGCCGAAAAGCGTTGGTTTACCGTTGCGAATCCATTCCAGCAGCGCCCACATGATGCCGCCGGCCGCGGCGGCACAATGCGTCGCGACGAACGCGCTTACCGCGAGACCGTTGGCGGCGAGTGCGCTGCCGGCATTGAACCCGAACCATCCGAACCACAGGAGCCCGGCGCCGAGCACCGCGAACGGCAGGTTGTGCGGCTGCACCGGCCGGTGGTCAAATCCTTTCCGTTTTCCTATGATGAGCGCGGTGACAAGCGCTGCAATGCCCGCATTGATGTGCACCACGGTGCCGCCGGCGAAATCAAGGACGCCCATTTTCTTGAGCCACCCGCCGGTTCCCCAGACCCAGTGGCAGATGGGATCGTACACCAGCGTGGCCCAGAGAAGCACGAAAATCAGGAACGCGGAGAATTTCATGCGCTCGGCGAACGCTCCGATGATGAGCGCCGGCGTGATCACCGCGAACATCGCCTGGAAAATCATGAACGCCGAATGGGGGATCGTCGCGGCATAGTCGGGCATCGGAGCGCTCCCCACGCCGTGCAGTCCCGCCCAGGCAAAACCGCCCCAGAACCCGTTGCCGGGCGCGAACGAGAAGCTGTACCCGAATAATACCCATTGTAAAGAAATAACGCAGAGAACGATGAAACACTGCATCAGGATGCCGAGGATGTTCTTTTTCCGCACGAGCCCCCCGTAGAAAAAGGCAAGGCCGGGCGTCATGAGCATGACAAGCGCCGCGCTTATCAGCACAAACGCGGTGTCGCCTGAATTAACGGCTGTATTCATTATGGTAGCTCCATTGGTTAGAATTGGAAATAATTGTTACCGTTGTGCGCTACAATGACGCAACATGCATGCCATCTATCAATCAGGCCGGAATTGTGCCGGAACTAATCGAATTGCAACGAAGATGGATTGATTCTGCAGCACAAATTTGTAGGAACCAAAAAGTAATAATTCGAAATTGTACCGATGCGATGGTGAAAATTTTTACGGAAGGAAAACAAGCGGCGGCGGCCTCTATCGCTTAAATCTCCCGTAATCAATCTTGTATTTGCAGATTTTATACTGGATGATTCGTTTCGTGGTGCCCAGTGTCTTTGCGGCTTCCGTCTGGTTGCCGCGCGAGTCCTTGAGTGCGTCGGTGATGAGCTCACGCTCGTACGCCGAGACAAGATCTTCAAAGGAGTTTGAACGGTTTGCGGCGGACAGGTCCTTGAGCTGCAGGGTGGGCGGCAGGTCATGGCCGTTTATTGTGTCGCCGGTGGCGACCAGCACGGCGCGCTCCATCACGTTCTCGAGTTCGCGCACGTTGCCCGGCCAGTGGTAGGCCGACAGCATGTCGATGGCGGGCGTGGAAATGCGTACGATGGCCTTGTTGTGCTGCTTGGCGTATTTTTTAACGAAATAATCGGCGAGCAGGAGGATGTCGGCGCCCCGATGATGGAGCGATGGCAGCGCAACGGTGAAGACGTTGATGCGATAATACAGATCCTCACGGAACCTGCCTTCCGCGACGTTCTTTTCCAAATCGCGGTTGGTGGCGCATATGAGCCTGACGTTCACCCGTATGAGCGCGGTGCCGCCCACGCGCTGGAATTCCTTTTCCTGGATCACGCGCAGCAGGCGCCCCTGGGCCGACGGCGACATTTCTCCTATTTCGTCAAGAAACAACGTGCCGTTGTTTGCGGATTCAAATTTGCCGATGCGGCGGTCGGTCGCGCCGGTAAACGACCCTTTTTCATGGCCGTACAGCTCGCTTTCCAGAAGCGACTCCGGAAGCGCGGCGCAGTTGACCGCGACAAACGGCCCGTCCTTGAACATGCTTTTCTGGTGGATGGCCCTCGCCACGAGTTCCTTGCCCGTGCCGGTCTCCCCGCGGATGAGCACGGTGGTGGGTGAGGAGGCCACCTGGCCGATCTGCCGGAACACCTCGCGCATCAGGCTCGAGTTGCCGACCATCTCGTCGGGCTTTCCCATTTCCTCGAGGGTCTTGCGGAGGTCGAGGTTCTCCTTTTCCAGCGCCGTGATGCGCGCCTGCTGCGAACGCCGCTCCTTGACAACCTGCGAAATGAGGTCGGCGATCGCCTCAAGGAACCGCAGGTCCTCCTCCAGGTTCTGCGCGGCGCCGTTGGTCACACGGTCAACCGAGAGCGCCCCGATCACGGCATCACCGGATTTGATCGGCACGCAGAGGAACGCGATATTGGAATGCGCCAGATGGGAACGCGCGCCGGTTTTATTGAGGAATTCCGGCTCGTCCTGGAGCTTCGGGACAAGAATCGACTTTCCGGTTGCCACGACCTTTCCGGTGATGCCCTCGCCGAGCCGGTAACGTGCTTTTTTCGTGTTTTCCGGGATTCCCCGCGCGATGTCGACGTTGAGCTCCGAACCGTCGGCGTTGAGGATGGAAATCATGCCGCGGTTCATGCCGGCGTGGATCTCCAGTATCTCGAGGATTTCAGAGAGGATTTTCTCCAGGTCGCTGCCGGCCGCCATTGCCCTGGCGATGTTGTAGAGCACCGAAAGGCCGTTGAAGCTGATGTTTGTTTTTAATTCGGAAATGATCATGAATATTTCCCTATTTGCACGGTATTTGATCCTTTCTGATCATTATGCATGACGGCGCCGGCGGCATCCCCCGCGCCCTGCCTCTACGATATGAACAGCATCTCCCGGTATTTCGGCAGCAGCCACATGTCGTCGGGCATCATGGTTTCCAGTTCGTCAACATGCTTTCTGATATGCTCCATCTGCGGCTTGAGCTCCTTGAAAAACAGTTCGGTTTTCTTTTCAGGATCAAGGTCGTGCCCGTGTTTCAAAATGCCGTGCATCTCCTTGATGTTTTTCCGGATGAAAAAGATGTCCGCGCTCAACTGCGCCAGCATGTCTTTCCGGTCGTCCACCACGCCGCTGGGCAATGAAATGGTTTTTTCATCGCTCCTGAAATCGGCGAAACTTTCAAGCGTCTTGAGGCTTTCGCCGACCTTGTGCTCGAATTCCAGCGCCTTGGGGATGATCATGCTGTTCACCATTTCAGCGAGCGCTTTCGCTTCGATGATGAGGACCTTCTCGTATATGTCCAGCCAAATGTTGTAGCGGGCGTTAAGCTCGACGGGAGTGAATACCGCGTGCTTTTCAAACAGCTTGAGCGTATCCGGCCTGATGAACGCTTTAAGCGCCTCCGGCGATGACGCCACGTTCGGGAGTTTCCGTTTTGCGGCCTCTTTCACCCATTCGTCGCTGTAATTGTTGCCCTCAAACAGGATCGGCCTGCTTTCCCGTATTGTTTCTGAAAGAACTGCCATCACCGCGCTGTCGAAATCGTTGCCCTTTGCCGCCGACCTGATTTTCGCCGTAACCTGAGTGAGCGATTCGGCCACGATCGTGTTGATCACCGTGACGGAGGTCGCGATGTTCATGGAGCTTCCCACGGCGCGAAATTCGAACTTCGAACCGGTGAAGGCGAACGTGGAGGTCCGGTTGCGGTCGCTGGTGTCTCTCATGAATTTGGGCAACAGGTGCACGCCCATGTCCACGATGTCCTGTTTGGTAACCTTTTTTAATTTGCCGCTTTCGATTTGTTCCATGATTTTTGCGAGCTGTTTTCCCAAGTAAATCGAAACGATCGCCGGCGGCGCCTCGTTGGCGCCCAGACGGTGCTCGTTTCCGGCCGTCGCGACCGCCGCCCGCAGCAGGTCGGCATGTTTGTACACCGCGCTTATGACGGAGACCAGCACGGTGAGAAAGAGGAGATTTTCTTCCGGCGTGTCGCCCGGGTTGAGCAGGTTGGTACCGCGGTCGTCGGCAAGCGACCAATTGAGGTGCTTCCCGCTTCCGTTGATGCCCGCGAACGGTTTTTCGTGGAGCAGGCACACCAGTCCGTAGCGCCGGGCTACTTTATTCATGAGATGCATGAGCAGGATATTGTGGTCCACGGCGATGTTCGATTTTTCAAAAATCGGTGCCAGCTCGTATTGATGCGGCGCCACCTCATTGTGCCGGGTGCACACCGGGATGC
The Chitinivibrionales bacterium genome window above contains:
- a CDS encoding P-II family nitrogen regulator, yielding MKMIVAIIQPHRLEPVLDELYKREVNLVTVSECMGHGRQKGITEVYRGVKEMGNLLRKVRLDIAVNEDFVTPTVEAIMKGARTGDLGDGKIFVLDLGEVHRIRTGETGSVAIG
- a CDS encoding ammonium transporter, producing the protein MNTAVNSGDTAFVLISAALVMLMTPGLAFFYGGLVRKKNILGILMQCFIVLCVISLQWVLFGYSFSFAPGNGFWGGFAWAGLHGVGSAPMPDYAATIPHSAFMIFQAMFAVITPALIIGAFAERMKFSAFLIFVLLWATLVYDPICHWVWGTGGWLKKMGVLDFAGGTVVHINAGIAALVTALIIGKRKGFDHRPVQPHNLPFAVLGAGLLWFGWFGFNAGSALAANGLAVSAFVATHCAAAAGGIMWALLEWIRNGKPTLFGAITGSVAGLATVTPASGFVTPASAIIIGIVAGVLCFIFVSEFKPKLHLDDSLDAFGVHGVGGIIGVLATGLFASAAVNPAGANGLFYGNPKLFLVQSLAVGVTAGYSIVGTLVIYKIIDLVMKVRVTQKDEEIGLDLSQHHEAAYTVLQ
- a CDS encoding sigma 54-interacting transcriptional regulator, which codes for MIISELKTNISFNGLSVLYNIARAMAAGSDLEKILSEILEILEIHAGMNRGMISILNADGSELNVDIARGIPENTKKARYRLGEGITGKVVATGKSILVPKLQDEPEFLNKTGARSHLAHSNIAFLCVPIKSGDAVIGALSVDRVTNGAAQNLEEDLRFLEAIADLISQVVKERRSQQARITALEKENLDLRKTLEEMGKPDEMVGNSSLMREVFRQIGQVASSPTTVLIRGETGTGKELVARAIHQKSMFKDGPFVAVNCAALPESLLESELYGHEKGSFTGATDRRIGKFESANNGTLFLDEIGEMSPSAQGRLLRVIQEKEFQRVGGTALIRVNVRLICATNRDLEKNVAEGRFREDLYYRINVFTVALPSLHHRGADILLLADYFVKKYAKQHNKAIVRISTPAIDMLSAYHWPGNVRELENVMERAVLVATGDTINGHDLPPTLQLKDLSAANRSNSFEDLVSAYERELITDALKDSRGNQTEAAKTLGTTKRIIQYKICKYKIDYGRFKR
- a CDS encoding glutamine synthetase III, whose product is MSNRYSVTHEIGCAHAAKKTEFNKVSEYFGINTFGELVMKKMVSEKTYKAYKKWQDEGAVISSEQADEIANAMKEWAISKGATAYTHWFQPMTGLTAEKHDSFITINGVGQVIEKFSGSKLIQGEPDASSFPSGGIRATFEARGYTAWDPSSPAFIAEVDRGRTLCIPSIFISYNGEALDKKLPLLKSDLALNNAALATLKLFGHADVKNVYSTCGPEQEYFLIDDGYYKLRPDLQLTGRTLVGAASPKGQQLEDQYLGSIKERMLNYMNDLTEEAYKLGIPVCTRHNEVAPHQYELAPIFEKSNIAVDHNILLMHLMNKVARRYGLVCLLHEKPFAGINGSGKHLNWSLADDRGTNLLNPGDTPEENLLFLTVLVSVISAVYKHADLLRAAVATAGNEHRLGANEAPPAIVSIYLGKQLAKIMEQIESGKLKKVTKQDIVDMGVHLLPKFMRDTSDRNRTSTFAFTGSKFEFRAVGSSMNIATSVTVINTIVAESLTQVTAKIRSAAKGNDFDSAVMAVLSETIRESRPILFEGNNYSDEWVKEAAKRKLPNVASSPEALKAFIRPDTLKLFEKHAVFTPVELNARYNIWLDIYEKVLIIEAKALAEMVNSMIIPKALEFEHKVGESLKTLESFADFRSDEKTISLPSGVVDDRKDMLAQLSADIFFIRKNIKEMHGILKHGHDLDPEKKTELFFKELKPQMEHIRKHVDELETMMPDDMWLLPKYREMLFIS